atctataaaaaaaaaactgatgagaaaCGCGGACTGATGAGGATGAAGCGCCCTCTTGGATGAATCGGAGCGCATGGGAAGGATGCTGCTCTCACTAGGAGCAGGTGTATTCAGCCCAGTGGAGGCGCAGGGCACAAAGCAGGAGCGACGCACAACAGCCACCGGACCACAACACCTGCTCCAAAGGAAAAACCCCTTCATCCTTAGACATGCTGCTGGTTAACGAGCTCCTTCTCCTCAAAATAACTGGATTTTTGTCTTGCACTCTATGTGGGGTAACAAGGAGAATGTGGGCACCGTGAAACTGATGGACGCGCAGCTCATTTGGAAAATACTGTAGTGACAAAAAAAGACTATTTGCTACTCATAAGGCTGCTTCACTGAAATCAATCTCGTCTTATCAAGGACATAATCATCTGCAAGGATGCCCGGAGCACTTTTTTCAGCGGAGACGCTCTACATAGGAATGGAGGTGGTGATTGCACTGGCGTCTGTAATCGGGAATGTGATGGTGGTTTGGGCGGTGAAAATTAATAAATCGTTGCGAGATACCACGTTTTGTTTCATCGTCTCCCTGGCTCTGGCGGATATTGCGGTGGGAGCCCTTGTCATCCCTTTGGCCATTACCATCAGCATCGGACTCCAAACTCACTTTTACAGCTGCCTGCTCGTGGCGTGCACAGTGCTGGTGCTGACGCAAAGTTCAATTCTTGCCCTCCTGGCCATTGCAATTGACCGCTATCTCAGGGTCAAGATCCCCACCAGGTAATGAGGTTTTCACAGTCCACGCTGGAAATATTATTTCACTTATTCACCTGCGCCATAAAAAAGGTGATACTGATGGTGTTTTATTTCCCATGGAAGCCTCCTGACACACAGCAGAAGTCACCACAGCTCCAGCCCCTGTGCATTGATTTCCTCAAGGGTCTTGTTTCACTTCACATGATACATCCATCCACTCCCATGCAGATCTGACTCACCGGCACTGACATGACAGATACCAGAGCATGGCTGATAAACCAGCAGCTTTAATTAGCCCCTGTGTTGTCAAGATTACAATGTGTGAAAGAGAAGTGCATTGACTACACTGCAAAtctacttttctctttcacacattgTGCATTTGACTGCAGGGttgtatgcaaatgtgtgttttctgtgtttctggaGGTCAGGGTTGCTGTCAGCAATTGTTATGATGTTTGTATTTAATGCACGGACCCCCAGTGGTTTATCATGCCAGGCTGAAACAAAAGACTGAGAGCTGGTGCTGAAAGGTTgaaaagataagataatactttattgtCTGAGAATATTGTCTGTGATAGTCTCAAACTTTAATCTCCTGTCAAGGACTCCACTAATTCTCCAAGGCTTATAATAGCAGTTTATCAAGAATTTTATCGTTTGACTGCTTAGTTAAACCATCCAGGCTTAATGCTTCTCTGAGGGTTGCTCTGCATTTCTCCTTCCACAACTTATATTTATTATGAAGAGGAACAATAGTTCAAAACACAGTAGGTTTTCGAAAAATTATAACACTTTTATCTTATGATAGACCtaacactgtgttttttctgtatatTATCAACAGAAAGTACTCTTTTCACCCCATCCCCATTCTCTGATGTTAGATCAGAGCGGCTTCTAGGCTCGATGTCTGAATAATGATCGTCTTGCTGTGCTTCAGACACAGACCTAACTTAATACATACATCCTTAATCAATACTAATCCAAGACATGGCACCTGTGACACTCACGCTAAATTGCAGAGTCTTGTTTTGTCAGGCATTTGTCATGCCTAAGATTTCTCTTACAATTACAACATCAGTAAAATGCACTCCCAACATGAGCTGGATCAGACTTTAATTACAGACTCCAGGCGAGTATCAGTCTGAGTCTCTCTGTGTCATTTCTTGGTCACGCGACAGCAGTGATAAGAAGTTATAGCCTCTGCACCTTTTACTCTTTTCTACTTCTGGCTTCCTCTCCATAAAACACTATAAACAATGAAAAAGCCAAACCTGTAAATCCCTTTGTAGCATGCAGGGTACTACAGCTGTTGTCCACTGTACCTCTGGAATGATTTAGTGTGTAATATTGAGCTAATTCTAAGAACTATAATTCAGTTTTCCCCTGAACAAAAGAAGCATAAAAAGCAGCAGTGCTGCAAAGGGCGAGGTTTGCTGATAAGGGTTTGCAGAGAATATGTGCTGCAATGTACTACGTGTAAAGTGTCAGATGACTCTGTATTTTAGGCAATAGTTCTTCATGAATCACACTTTTCACACATCAGTTCAAGGACActgccaaaatgaaaaaataaagtaaacaagAAGGCATGCATACCCTGACCATGTAGTGACAGGAAGTGCTGACATTATACTGTGTTTGTTCCTGCAGGTACAAGCAGGTGGTGACCACTCGGCGAGCAGGCCTGGCAGTGGTGGTATGCTGGATGGTGGCTTTCATAGTGGGACTCACACCTATGTTAGGCTGGAACAACCTGAAGCGCCTCCAGCAGAATGGCTCCATCAGCTCTGACCTCATTATCACCTGCCAGTTCGAAAATGTCATCAGCATGGACTATATGGTCTATTTCAACTTTTTTGGCTGGGTGCTGCCACCGCTGGTCCTGATGCTGGTCATCTACGCAGAGATCTTCTACATGATACACAAGCAACTTAATAATAAGAAGTTTACCACCAGTCACGCAGACCCCAACAAGTACTATGACAAGGAGTTGAATCTTGCTAAATCATTGGCTCTGGTCCTTTTTCTCTTTGCCATTAGCTGGCTCCCCCTTCACATCATTAATTGCATCACACTCTTCTGTCCAGATTGCCAGAAGCCTATAGTCCTCCTCTACATTGCCATCCTGCTCACACATGGCAACTCAGCTGTCAACCCAATTGTCTACGCTTTCCGCATTAAGAAGTTCCGCACAGCCTTCAGGAAAATCTTGCAGCAATACTTCTGCTGTAAGGACACACCAGCCCTGGAGATTCAGCCCAGTGACAGGAAAGAGATGCCCATTATAGAGCCACAACAGGCGACACCGCCACAACCCCCTCAGAAGAAAATCCTAAATTCAGatccaacacagcagcagtcGCAGCAGGAGCAGAGGACCGGACCACAGCAAGAACCCAAAGAACATCCGCCCTTACTGGAACAGAACGCAGTCTAAGCCAAGGAACAAAGCTGATTTCTTGCTGGGAAAGTAATACACAGTGTACGAGTATTGGTTCACTCCTCATTTGAATGGAGTCTAATGAAGAACATGAAGTGCTACAATGCTCTAGTGACTGAGGTGACTTCGATGATAAATCCCAAACACTGGAAGATCATTCATGGTTACTCATGAGGAGTGGATTTACTGAAAGTTGGGCcatagctaaaaaaaaaaaaaaaaaaaaaaaaaaaaagaaggcaaaAAGGGTATCTATAAACTTGCAATAATAGAAGGCTTTTTGACAGTGACTATATATCTTAGTAAGAGACTGAAGAcattaagctttattttttctttatggtCAAACAGTTGGTGTGAACATTACAAAGTGTGCAATATAAATTATTGTGGTTAATCAGTATCAAATGTTATAACTTGCTTTAGAGCGAGCGTTCAGAAAGAGCAGGTTCTTCTTATTACTGtaatactgtgtgtatgtttaaacTGACAGTGGCTGAAGAATATGAATGTAAGAATAATGTAAATAAGGGACTATAGCTGCACAGCTGAACACTCATCTCTTCTTCAGGGTCTTAATCGCACAACAGTGGTAGAGCAAATGGCACTATGGGAGAAATTTCTGCAGCACAGTGGTATGTATGTGCTGATAGAAGGATTTTGTAATCTTTTAACTCTTCTCCACTGAGGCTGAGTCTCTTGGTGGTCCAGCAGCGCTGATCCATTACAGAGGAGATGGACAGGGataaaaaacaagcagctgGAGGGAATGGGAGGTTTTAACCTTTTAGAAGCTGCATGCTGGAGACTCCTGCCTGCAGGACAACAGCTACTCATGTGGGAGAAAGACAAGATGCACTTAGAGCTCATGTTTATCCAGCCTCAGTACCAGCTGGTGATGGAAGCAGGGGCCTTTCTATTTATTCCTCCCTTCATTGACTGATGATAACCAACTTACCACTAGACACAGTGGCTTCATGGCCTTATTCAGGGTTTTAATTATTATGGACTGAACAAGAAAAGACAACCTGAAGATTGTGAGTATCTTTACGACTATCTTTACTAGACTGTAAGCTCAACATTTTGCGTAATGCCAAACTGGATATCTGTAGATTAGTGATTAAACTGTTTTCAAGGCcactgacttaaaaaaaaaaaaaaaaacactgtatgagAATGTAAAGtaattctgttttgtgtcttgtaaAGACTCAGAGCTGTGAACAAGATGTGTGTGCTGGTGTTCTCCTACGTGGATGACAATCTCTTACGTaaggttaaaacatttttttttattgcagtgtCAACAAACATCTCTCGGGCAAGAGCAGGCAGTGAACATTTTGATGCTCAGATTACTAAGACAGTATTGACATAGACCTAAATGCAATTCTCACAACCTGTATCTTGATTTGTCTAGAGTGTACATAACACACACTTGAGAAAAATGTATAacataatgtgttttctatAGGTTATGCTGTTTCCAActtatgtttacagttttgacTCCAATAGAATAGTGAAAtatacatatttgtgtgttattttgtgttatttaatatCTTGATGAATGACCTCTGGTGGAAATGTGAGTACTGGGCATACAGTCCAACCCTGGACTGGATtataattatgttatgtttacGTACAACTAATTAGCAACAGCAAATGTGTTGTTCTCTATTAACATAATGAGAAATTTCTGTTAATTGATGTATCTGGTGAGTCACAAAAATGTTCTACTGAACGTATTTCATTTGCCAAAATGTCCAAAGTGGCAATACAACATACACACCCATACTGACTACAGCATTGTTAAACTTTTTATAATTATTGCAGAAAACGTCTGAGATGACTACGTCTTCCTCTAACCTTAAGTACTTTTGTTGTGTAAACCtaagcacagacagaaacaggagtTAAAAAAACTGGACTTTATACACTTACCTCTATTACATCATTGATTCTTGTGCAGTAGAAAACTGTAGAGCTTAATttacttcaaaaacaaacaaaacaaatgaaaccaatTCAATAATCTATAACTGTAATTTCTAAGAAAGAGGGTTGCACAGTAAAGTGATATTTCTAGTGCATCCGACCATTTTAAAATGCCTACAATCAATAGTTTTATAGTAACAATGAATCACATGATGACTTATATGAAATATACAGTTTCCCTCAGCACAATGGAGGTTTAtaacatctttcagctcattgttttggtttaaccCCAGTGCTCTTCGTTGTTAGCAGAAGCAGGCTGCTATTTCGGACAGAGTTTCATCAACTAGCTATTGATGAAATGTGAGCATTTAGAAGCTAAGGAGTGGAAGAACAGAGCAGAGCTCAAAGAGGAGTGAATACTGGAATTACATGCATCAGGTGGCTATAAACAccactccaaatgaatgctaatgatgCCATGTATCTGCTGGCTGGGtaaataagcagctgtttgcGGACAATTTAACTTAAATGATGATAATATATCATGTTTAAAGCGTGTTCAAATACCAATGTTTGCTACATGCCCAAGTAAATGTGGCCAAGAAATCCAgattattgcaggtttaaaggCAGGCACTAAAAGCCCTCATCAATCTGCTCTTTCTTCAGATAAAGTCAGCACATCCTGCGCGCTAACTGAGGATACTCTATCTATCGGTACCTTGCTGCAGCTTGGCAGGGCTGTCAGAACTCTGATTATCGCCGTGCAATAATGTAGCGAGTGGCTCTTGGATAACAGTCGAGAGTTGTCACAGCTCTGACAAACCATTTCTCCTCTCTATACATGAATTCCTTTGATATTTGGAGACGTATAAAGTTCTGGGAAGGACCACATAATCCTAAAAAGGACTGTACCCTCTTGAGACACACTCTTAGGTCTCCACTTAACAACCTTGTTCAGAATCCATGCAGCAAAACATACGCTAGGCATGTGCACGCCATTTTTATGTGATCTAGTGCCAAGCAGAAAATAGATATAAAATCAATAGCCTGGTTCAATATTAGGCATATTTTACATGCAGTGTAACAGCCACAATTCAGTCTTGGAGGCTATTCTTATCATGTTGGCTTGTTTCCTGGACAAAGATGCTGAGTTTCATGAAAGGATTTAATAACAAGTCGAAGGAGGCTCCAGATAAGAACTACAAATAAGAGGAAAGGAAATACTGGTGCTGTGTATTTCCAATAGACCGACAGAGGTGACCTTTCCCTGCAGCGACCTCCTGTCCTTGGGGCTAATGTGGGTGTTAACCGCAGATcctgagagaagaagaggggcCTCACTGTCCACCACTTAATATTCACATTCTGCAGTAAAATCAGCTCAGGTTCATGATTCTCCAGAAATCTAAATTGTAGTCATGTGTAGGAATCAATTCAAATTAACATCACAGTATTGTACCAACAACAGCGCAAGTGATCTCTACACCTCTGCACCTTTCCTTGTCCCCTCTGGTGATGTGCACCTATTTGGATCAATATGTCCTCACGATGGTTTGTGTCAACCATGTTTCAGGTCAATATGTAGCTTTGTACATTAGCTAAGGCACTAACTGACACTGACCTTCCAGTCCCCCGAAGACTCCCTGACTGTACCTTCACAAG
The sequence above is drawn from the Larimichthys crocea isolate SSNF chromosome XV, L_crocea_2.0, whole genome shotgun sequence genome and encodes:
- the adora1b gene encoding adenosine receptor A1b, whose translation is MPGALFSAETLYIGMEVVIALASVIGNVMVVWAVKINKSLRDTTFCFIVSLALADIAVGALVIPLAITISIGLQTHFYSCLLVACTVLVLTQSSILALLAIAIDRYLRVKIPTRYKQVVTTRRAGLAVVVCWMVAFIVGLTPMLGWNNLKRLQQNGSISSDLIITCQFENVISMDYMVYFNFFGWVLPPLVLMLVIYAEIFYMIHKQLNNKKFTTSHADPNKYYDKELNLAKSLALVLFLFAISWLPLHIINCITLFCPDCQKPIVLLYIAILLTHGNSAVNPIVYAFRIKKFRTAFRKILQQYFCCKDTPALEIQPSDRKEMPIIEPQQATPPQPPQKKILNSDPTQQQSQQEQRTGPQQEPKEHPPLLEQNAV